A stretch of Chaetodon auriga isolate fChaAug3 chromosome 21, fChaAug3.hap1, whole genome shotgun sequence DNA encodes these proteins:
- the LOC143339621 gene encoding actin-related protein 3B-like isoform X2 — protein sequence MQHRKTHTHTHTHTHTHTSGYRGRVRCVSIFSSFPSDPELLTEDGPSQTLSVARSRLRLALSALHRTVTTTDRRPPSALRAGSSRTEPDHNMSLQLPPCVIDCGTGYTKIGYAGNTEPQFIMPSCVAIKESASVGEQAQRRLVRGVDDLDFYIGDEAIDKPNYATKWPIRHGMVEDWDLMEKFMEQIIFKYLRAEPEDHSFLMTEPPLNTPENREYLAEIMFETFNIPGLYIAVQAVLALAASWTSRQVGQRTLTGIVIDSGDGVTHAIPVAEGYVIGSCIKHIPIAGRDITFFIQQLLRDREVGIPPEQSLETAKAVKERYCYICPDIVKEFTKYDSDPGKWIKQYRGVNAVSKTAFHIDVGYERFLGPEIFFHPEFANPDFMQPISDVVDEVIQSCPIDVRRPLYKNIVLSGGSTMFRDFGRRLQRDLKRVVDARLKLSEELSGGRIKPKPMEVQVVSHHMQRYAVWFGGSMLASTPEFLQVCHSKKDYDEIGPSICRHNPVFGIMS from the exons ATGCAGCatagaaagacacacacacacacacacacacacacacacacacacacctccggTTACCGGGGCCGTGTCAGATGTGTTTCTATTTTCTCCAGCTTTCCCTCCGACCCGGAACTACTGACAGAGGACGGTCCATCACAGACTCTCTCCGTCGCACGCAGCAGACTCCGCCTCGCGCTCTCCGCTCTGCACCGAACGGTCACAACAACCGACCGCCGACCACCGTCCGCTCTGCGGGCCGGATCGAGCCGGACCGAGCCGGACCACAACATGTCCCTGCAGCTCCCCCCGTGCGTGATAGACTGCGGGACCGG gTACACAAAGATCGGCTATGCTGGGAACACAGAGCCGCAGTTCATCATGCCCTCCT GTGTCGCCATCAAGGAGTCGGCCAGCGTGGGAGAGCAGGCTCAGAGGAGGCTCGTACGAGGAGTGGATGACCTGGACTTCTACATCGGAGATGAAGCCATAGACAAACCCAACTATGCAACCAAG tggccCATCCGTCACGGCATGGTGGAGGACTGGGACCTGATGGAGAAGTTCATGGAGCAGATCATCTTCAAATACCTTCGAGCTGAGCCTGAAGACCACAGCTTCCTCATG ACAGAGCCTCCTCTCAACACTCCAGAGAACAGAGAGTACCTGGCAGAGATCATGTTCGAGACCTTCAACATACCTGGACTCTACATCGCAGTGCAG GCTGTGCTGGCGTTAGCGGCGTCCTGGACGTCTCGGCAGGTCGGACAAAGAACTCTGACAGGCATCGTCATTGACAGCGGAGACGGGGTCACACACGCCATCCCtgtg GCTGAGGGCTACGTGATTGGCAGTTGTATAAAGCACATCCCCATCGCGGGACGGGACATCACCTTCTTCATCCAACAGctgctcagagacagagaggtggggaTCCCTCCAGAGCAGTCGCTGGAGACCGCCAAGGCCGTCAAG gAGCGTTACTGTTACATCTGTCCGGACATCGTGAAGGAGTTCACTAAGTACGACTCGGACCCGGGGAAATGGATCAAACAGTACCGTGGGGTCAATGCTGTCAGTAAGACTGCCTTCCACATCGACGTGGGCTATGAGCGCTTCCTGGGCCCGGAGATCTTCTTCCACCCCGAG ttcGCTAACCCAGACTTCATGCAGCCTATCTCTGACGTCGTTGATGAAGTCATTCAGAGCTGTCCAATCGATGTTAGGAGGCCGCTCTACAAG aACATCGTGCTCTCTGGAGGATCCACCATGTTCAGAGACTTTGGCCGGCGGCTGCAGAGAGACCTGAAGAGAGTCGTGGACGCTCGACTGAAACTGAGTGAAGAACTCAGTGGAGGACGGATAAag ccGAAGCCGATGGAGGTCCAGGTTGTCTCTCATCACATGCAGCGCTACGCCGTCTGGTTTGGAGGCTCCATGCTGGCGTCCACg ccgGAGTTTCTTCAGGTGTGTCACTCTAAGAAGGACTACGATGAGATCGGCCCCAGCATCTGTCGACACAACCCCGTCTTTGGCATCATGTCCTGA
- the LOC143339621 gene encoding actin-related protein 3B-like isoform X1, with product MQHRKTHTHTHTHTHTHTSGYRGRVRCVSIFSSFPSDPELLTEDGPSQTLSVARSRLRLALSALHRTVTTTDRRPPSALRAGSSRTEPDHNMSLQLPPCVIDCGTGYTKIGYAGNTEPQFIMPSCVAIKESASVGEQAQRRLVRGVDDLDFYIGDEAIDKPNYATKWPIRHGMVEDWDLMEKFMEQIIFKYLRAEPEDHSFLMTEPPLNTPENREYLAEIMFETFNIPGLYIAVQAVLALAASWTSRQVGQRTLTGIVIDSGDGVTHAIPVAEGYVIGSCIKHIPIAGRDITFFIQQLLRDREVGIPPEQSLETAKAVKERYCYICPDIVKEFTKYDSDPGKWIKQYRGVNAVSKTAFHIDVGYERFLGPEIFFHPEFANPDFMQPISDVVDEVIQSCPIDVRRPLYKNIVLSGGSTMFRDFGRRLQRDLKRVVDARLKLSEELSGGRIKPKPMEVQVVSHHMQRYAVWFGGSMLASTFVCLFVVCVCSRSFFRCVTLRRTTMRSAPASVDTTPSLASCPDVAGSYRWLAC from the exons ATGCAGCatagaaagacacacacacacacacacacacacacacacacacacacctccggTTACCGGGGCCGTGTCAGATGTGTTTCTATTTTCTCCAGCTTTCCCTCCGACCCGGAACTACTGACAGAGGACGGTCCATCACAGACTCTCTCCGTCGCACGCAGCAGACTCCGCCTCGCGCTCTCCGCTCTGCACCGAACGGTCACAACAACCGACCGCCGACCACCGTCCGCTCTGCGGGCCGGATCGAGCCGGACCGAGCCGGACCACAACATGTCCCTGCAGCTCCCCCCGTGCGTGATAGACTGCGGGACCGG gTACACAAAGATCGGCTATGCTGGGAACACAGAGCCGCAGTTCATCATGCCCTCCT GTGTCGCCATCAAGGAGTCGGCCAGCGTGGGAGAGCAGGCTCAGAGGAGGCTCGTACGAGGAGTGGATGACCTGGACTTCTACATCGGAGATGAAGCCATAGACAAACCCAACTATGCAACCAAG tggccCATCCGTCACGGCATGGTGGAGGACTGGGACCTGATGGAGAAGTTCATGGAGCAGATCATCTTCAAATACCTTCGAGCTGAGCCTGAAGACCACAGCTTCCTCATG ACAGAGCCTCCTCTCAACACTCCAGAGAACAGAGAGTACCTGGCAGAGATCATGTTCGAGACCTTCAACATACCTGGACTCTACATCGCAGTGCAG GCTGTGCTGGCGTTAGCGGCGTCCTGGACGTCTCGGCAGGTCGGACAAAGAACTCTGACAGGCATCGTCATTGACAGCGGAGACGGGGTCACACACGCCATCCCtgtg GCTGAGGGCTACGTGATTGGCAGTTGTATAAAGCACATCCCCATCGCGGGACGGGACATCACCTTCTTCATCCAACAGctgctcagagacagagaggtggggaTCCCTCCAGAGCAGTCGCTGGAGACCGCCAAGGCCGTCAAG gAGCGTTACTGTTACATCTGTCCGGACATCGTGAAGGAGTTCACTAAGTACGACTCGGACCCGGGGAAATGGATCAAACAGTACCGTGGGGTCAATGCTGTCAGTAAGACTGCCTTCCACATCGACGTGGGCTATGAGCGCTTCCTGGGCCCGGAGATCTTCTTCCACCCCGAG ttcGCTAACCCAGACTTCATGCAGCCTATCTCTGACGTCGTTGATGAAGTCATTCAGAGCTGTCCAATCGATGTTAGGAGGCCGCTCTACAAG aACATCGTGCTCTCTGGAGGATCCACCATGTTCAGAGACTTTGGCCGGCGGCTGCAGAGAGACCTGAAGAGAGTCGTGGACGCTCGACTGAAACTGAGTGAAGAACTCAGTGGAGGACGGATAAag ccGAAGCCGATGGAGGTCCAGGTTGTCTCTCATCACATGCAGCGCTACGCCGTCTGGTTTGGAGGCTCCATGCTGGCGTCCACg tttgtttgtttgtttgttgtttgtgtttgcagccgGAGTTTCTTCAGGTGTGTCACTCTAAGAAGGACTACGATGAGATCGGCCCCAGCATCTGTCGACACAACCCCGTCTTTGGCATCATGTCCTGATGTCGCTGGCAGCTACAGATGGCTTGCCTGTTAG